From Aedes albopictus strain Foshan chromosome 1, AalbF5, whole genome shotgun sequence, one genomic window encodes:
- the LOC134290452 gene encoding uncharacterized protein K02A2.6-like has protein sequence MPEGDNAVPGIQQVILQMAQLLQQMTQQHQQVLPQVQSQEQILESLSSNITEFAFDEENGVTFGRWSDHYQDLFENDARQLEDAAKVRLLLRKLDTPSHSRYINDILPKLPKDVTGLKASKYADVRARLLPILEHEKPEAPATLQSLIDEYQRLINLKEDTSIIEQQSSSKSAVHAIRDRKGAASQNSFSKPESKKPKTPCWQCGQMHFVKECAFNNHLCRDCNRVDHKEGYCSCSKKSANPAKITQSQSTISKKRKKGKSSVEAKGVFVVNHIEHRESLRKYVTVAINGVPVPLQLDSASDISIVSETVWKQLGKPAINPSSSQASNASGDPLSLVGEFECEVSIKGETKRGRCFVTSVRDLNLMGIEWIDLFNFWSIPFDSICNHIVMPSKREIDREIQQLKLKHKEVFNETLGLCNRTKVQVHLKPGSKPVFCPKRPIPFHSVPLVDAELNRLQSLGINTPVDFSEWAAPIVAVKKPDGRVRICADYSTGLNNALEANNYPLLVPEEIFAQLAGCQVFSVIDLSDAYLQCEVTEDSKQLLTINTHRGLFRFNRLAPGVKSAPGAFQRMIESLIADLPEVRPSIDDIIIFSKDSKSHAESLNKLLQRLTDCGFHLKIQKCKFFQTEVRYLGHITDRNGIRPDPEKVETISSIPLPTNVSELRSYLGAVNYYGKFVRNIHELRHPLDQLLLKDVSTAIEKSGDTVCTDSGIQFLLQGAKIGSEWVSRNIRSGNINSLFSSQPVVDVFSA, from the exons ATGCCAGAAGGAGATAACGCCGTTCCTGGAATCCAGCAAGTCATTCTTCAAATGGCCCAGCTCCTACAACAGATGACACAACAGCACCAGCAAGTACTTCCGCAGGTTCAATCTCAAGAGCAGATTTTGGAATCCCTGTCCTCAAACATAACCGAGTTTGCCTTCGATGAAGAAAACGGAGTGACGTTTGGACGTTGGTCTGACCACTATCAAGACCTCTTCGAGAATGACGCCCGCCAGCTGGAAGACGCCGCAAAAGTTCGCCTGCTCCTCCGGAAGCTGGATACTCCTTCGCACAGCCGTTATATCAATGATATACTCCCGAAGCTTCCAAAAGACGTGAC TGGACTCAAAGCCTCAAAATACGCCGATGTTCGAGCAAGACTTCTTCCGATCCTGGAACACGAGAAACCTGAAGCACCAGCCACTCTCCAGTCGTTAATTGACGAGTATCAACGACTCATCAACCTGAAGGAAGACACAAGCATCATCGAACAGCAATCCAGTTCGAAGTCAGCGGTTCACGCCATCAGGGACAGGAAGGGTGCAGCGTCTCAGAACAGTTTTTCGAAGCCAGAAAGTAAGAAGCCGAAGACACCTTGTTGGCAGTGCGGCCAAATGCACTTTGTGAAGGAATGCGCTTTCAACAACCACCTCTGCAGAGACTGCAACCGTGTCGACCATAAGGAAGGATACTGTTCCTGCTCCAAGAAATCAGCAAATCCGGCTAAAATCACACAATCACAATCAACCATTAGCAAGAAGCGAAAGAAGGGGAAATCCAGTGTTGAAGCTAAAGGCGTGTTCGTTGTCAACCACATTGAACACCGGGAAAGTTTGCGGAAGTACGTTACCGTGGCGATTAACGGAGTACCAGTCCCTCTTCAACTCGATTCGGCCAGCGACATCTCAATTGTTTCGGAAACTGTCTGGAAGCAACTCGGCAAGCCGGCGATCAATCCATCATCAAGCCAAGCCTCAAACGCATCGGGTGATCCACTATCCCTAGTCGGTGAGTTCGAATGTGAAGTATCCATCAAAGGAGAAACGAAGCGAGGCAGATGTTTCGTCACATCCGTACGTGATCTGAATCTGATGGGCATTGAATGGATTGACTTATTCAACTTCTGGTCAATTCCGTTTGATTCCATTTGCAATCATATCGTGATGCCTTCCAAACGTGAAATCGATCGAGAGATTCAGCAGTTGAAACTCAAGCACAAAGAAGTTTTCAACGAGACCCTTGGACTGTGCAACCGCACTAAGGTACAGGTGCATCTCAAGCCCGGAAGTAAGCCAGTTTTCTGCCCAAAACGACCCATTCCGTTTCATTCCGTACCGTTGGTTGATGCTGAACTGAATCGTCTTCAAAGCCTAGGAATAAACACACCTGTGGATTTCTCGGAGTGGGCAGCCCCCATCGTGGCTGTGAAGAAACCGGATGGCAGAGTTCGCATTTGCGCGGATTACTCGACAGGCCTGAACAACGCTCTGGAAGCCAACAACTATCCCCTGCTGgtaccagaagaaatttttgcccAGCTGGCAGGATGTCAAGTTTTCAGTGTGATCGACCTGTCCGATGCGTATCTTCAATGCGAAGTAACCGAAGATTCGAAACAACTTCTGACGATCAACACGCATAGAGGATTGTTTCGCTTCAACCGCTTGGCCCCAGGAGTCAAATCAGCGCCAGGGGCATTCCAACGGATGATAGAAAGTCTCATCGCCGATCTTCCTGAAGTACGCCCTTCCATCGATGACATCATCATCTTCAGCAAGGACTCGAAATCTCATGCTGAATCGCTGAACAAGTTGCTGCAAAGACTGACGGATTGCGGATTTCATCTGAAAATTCAAAAATGCAAGTTTTTCCAAACTGAAGTCCGTTACCTAGGCCACATCACCGATCGCAATGGTATCCGCCCTGACCCGGAGAAAGTGGAAACAATTTCGAGCATTCCCCTACCAACGAACGTATCCGAGCTGAGGTCCTATCTTGGTGCCGTGAATTACTATGGCAAATTTGTACGGAATATTCACGAGCTGCGTCATCCCCTGGATCAGCTGCTGCTCAAGGAC GTTAGCACAGCTATCGAAAAGAGTGGCGATACGGTTTGCACTGATTCCGGGATACAGTTTCTATTACAGGGCGCAAAGATTGGCTCTGAATGGGTATCGCGAAACATCAGAAGCGGCAACATCAACAGCCTGTTCAGCAGCCAGCCAGTAGTGGATGTATTTTCCGCATGA
- the LOC134290459 gene encoding uncharacterized protein LOC134290459, which yields MTKLRELIYQERFYVDTMTNMKQFMERFDADRDKHQLEGWKQRIETVYKEFQINRLSLELLFEDTNEETSVEEQRDAEKSGQWEAHHKSTEVPQYKDLIEFLRTHLMVLQSLVPSKSRSSDSPKSELNRPLIFSKINTVHTVTNSTPGSCPFCSKNPHSPFKCDTFLKMAVSQRFDQVKKKNLCINCLSFLHLLRGCSSSGCRVCNQKHHTMLHQPPSDRSPSQQKANTPSVEGLSSQSANQPHSSNQSSSPARSSSSSETQPPAASAAVSSLVSTTLVGSSRRVPATVLLQTAIIKVFDSDGNTLWARALLDPASQLSLITESMVQKLKLQRFPSRQEIKGPYSRGSHCTEYAVVEPCHILKKITRELPANAVDSSQWKIPPGITLADPKFHEPGAIDLLLGMELYYELLLEGFIKLGPEQPALQNTVFGWVAAGRVGIQPHRNQRKVAHVCSTGDAEDSISRFWELESCWSPSTKSPEETSCEEHFVATTFRDESGRFVVTLPKRSDVLAQLGRSKEIAVRRFHALERRLDSNPNLKEAYSAFISEYLQLNHMREIEDTDDCSLSYYLPHHGVEKLDSTTTKLRVVFDASCRTDSGMSLNQALMVGPVVQDDLYAISLRFRMRQHAIIADAEKMYRQVRLHPSDYPLHRILWRRSSLEPLKTFELTTVTYDTASAPYLATRCLLELSKQGANDFPRAAEVLAEDFYIDDMLTSVDDESDGAELCIQLRKLLHSGGFSLRKWASNSEAILSIIPPELRSMLCLETPSTIKTLGLIWEPSTDLLHYSVSKWSQTDARRFEKAEKGQPTTSGTISGSTLGPPLPQGQH from the exons ATGACGAAGCTTCGTGAACTGATATACCAAGAGCGGTTTTATGTGGATACGATGACCAACATGAAGCAGTTTATGGAACGGTTTGACGCCGATCGGGATAAGCACCAACTGGAGGGATGGAAGCAACGGATAGAAACGGTTTATAAGGAATTCCAGATTAACCGCCTGAGCCTTGAACTGCTGTTCGAGGATACGAATGAGGAAACCTCAGTCGAAGAACAACGGGATGCGGAGAagtccgg GCAATGGGAAGCCCACCACAAGTCTACCGAAGTTCCTCAATACAAGGATCTCATCGAATTCCTGCGTACGCATCTGATGGTTCTACAGTCGTTGGTGCCTTCGAAATCTCGTTCGTCCGATTCTCCCAAATCGGAACTAAACCGACCGTTGATATTCTCGAAAATTAATACAGTCCACACCGTAACAAATTCGACGCCTGGTTCCTGCCCGTTCTGTTCGAAGAATCCACACTCACCATTCAAATGCGATACGTTCCTGAAGATGGCCGTGTCCCAACGCTTTGACCAAGTGAAGAAAAAGAACCTGTGTATAAACTGCCTCTCCTTCTTGCACCTTCTCAGAGGTTGCTCGTCCAGCGGATGTCGAGTCTGCAACCAGAAGCACCATACTATGCTCCACCAACCTCCTAGCGATCGCTCGCCCTCCCAACAGAAAGCAAACACACCCTCTGTTGAAGGCTTGAGTTCGCAATCGGCGAATCAGCCACACTCCTCGAATCAGTCTTCCTCGCCAGCTCGGTCCTCCTCGTCGTCTGAAACCCAACCACCAGCCGCCTCTGCTGCAGTTTCCAGTCTCGTTTCCACCACTCTCGTGGGTAGTAGTCGAAGAGTTCCTGCAACAGTTCTGCTGCAAACCGCCATCATCAAGGTTTTCGACTCCGATGGAAACACTCTATGGGCCAGAGCACTATTGGATCCTGCATCACAGCTATCGTTGATCACCGAGAGCATGGTTCAGAAGCTGAAACTGCAACGCTTTCCCAGTCGACAGGAgatcaagggcccatatagccgag GGTCACACTGCACCGAATACGCGGTCGTAGAACCATGTCACATCTTGAAGAAAATCACTCGTGAACTCCCAGCCAATGCAGTTGACTCCTCCCAGTGGAAGATCCCGCCTGGTATTACCCTAGCGGACCCGAAGTTCCACGAACCTGGTGCGATAGATTTGCTGCTGGGGATGGAACTTTACTACGAATtgcttctggagggattcataaAACTTGGCCCCGAACAACCGGCTCTTCAAAACACCGTTTTTGGCTGGGTAGCTGCAGGAAGGGTAGGAATCCAGCCTCATCGAAACCAGCGGAAGGTTGCACATGTTTGCAGCACGGGGGATGCCGAAGACTCGATCTCTCGTTTCTGGGAACTGGAATCTTGCTGGTCACCCAGCACTAAATCGCCGGAAGAAACTTCCTGCGAAGAACACTTTGTAGCCACCACATTTCGTGACGAATCAGGCCGATTCGTAGTTACTCTTCCAAAGCGCTCTGATGTTCTGGCTCAGCTCGGCCGCTCCAAGGAAATAGCTGTTCGTAGATTCCACGCCCTCGAACGTCGCCTCGATTCCAACCCAAATCTTAAGGAGGCCTATTCTGCCTTCATTTCGGAGTATCTACAACTCAACCATATGCGGGAAATTGAAGACACCGATGACTGTTCCCTATCCTACTACCTTCCGCATCATGGTGTGGAAAAGTTAGACAGTACAACTACCAAATTAAGGGTAGTCTTCGATGCCTCCTGCCGGACGGACTCTGGCATGTCGTTGAACCAAGCGCTGATGGTGGGACCTGTCGTACAAGACGATTTGTACGCAATATCGCTTCGCTTCCGAATGCGTCAACACGCCATCATTGCCGATGCGGAAAAAATGTATCGGCAGGTTCGTCTGCATCCATCCGATTACCCGCTGCACCGTATTCTTTGGCGGAGGTCCTCCTTGGAGCCTCTCAAAACGTTCGAGCTCACCACCGTTACCTATGATACGGCTTCGGCGCCGTACTTGGCCACCAGGTGCCTCCTCGAGTTGTCCAAGCAAGGAGCAAACGATTTCCCTCGAGCTGCGGAGGTTTTGGCCGAGGACTTCTATATCGACGACATGCTTACAAGTGTCGACGACGAAAGCGATGGAGCAGAACTCTGCATCCAACTTCGGAAGCTGTTACACTCTGGCGGCTTCAGTTTGCGAAAATGGGCATCCAACTCCGAAGCCATTTTGTCGATCATTCCGCCGGAATTACGTTCGATGCTGTGCTTGGAGACACCGTCAACCATCAAAACTCTAGGACTGATCTGGGAACCATCCACGGATCTGCTCCACTATTCCGTTTCAAAATGGTCACAAACGGACGCTCGGAGATTCGAAAAGGCAGAAAAAGGTCAGCCTACCACGTCTGGAACTATCAGCGGCTCTACTCTTGGGCCACCTTTACCACAAGGTCAACACTAG
- the LOC134290465 gene encoding uncharacterized protein LOC134290465 gives MGACFGLGKPRGYNLPWDGTEPARGFELVVRTFMVEAAVTFLASCNPGRPTRDSRRSSRGIVRLIALIQRFAHNIKPANRANRKSGFLQTTELNQSISTLVQLAQSEAFPNDVAALSSGGQVKPYSPLKNLHPVLKDGILRVGGRLTNAPIPEDRKHPMILPVRHRLTDSILLHYHLKHLHAGPQLLVACVREKFWPLRIRNLARSVVHSCVNCFRCKPTVLEQLMGDLPPERVTPTLPFLNTGVDLCGPFQYRKVRKSLSTKCYIAIFVCLATKAIHVEMVYDLSTAAFIAALHRFIARRGKPNTIHCDNAQNFKGAARELAELAMQFRSQQHQAAVVNNCANDQ, from the coding sequence ATGGGCGCATGCTTCGGGCTTGGAAAACCCCGCGGATATAATCTCCCGTGGGATGGAACCGAGCCAGCTAGAGGATTCGAACTGGTGGTCCGGACCTTCATGGTTGAAGCAGCCGTCACGTTTCTGGCCTCCTGTAATCCAGGCCGACCTACCAGAGATTCCCGCCGAAGCTCTAGAGGAATAGTTCGGCTCATAGCTTTGATCCAACGTTTCGCGCACAACATCAAGCCAGCAAACCGTGCGAACCGTAAATCTGGATTTCTACAGACTACTGAACTGAATCAGTCTATTTCGACTTTGGTGCAACTAGCTCAATCCGAAGCGTTCCCAAATGACGTTGCTGCGCTAAGTTCCGGGGGTCAGGTGAAACCGTACTCCCCATTGAAAAATCTGCACCCTGTTTTGAAGGATGGCATTCTGCGCGTCGGTGGACGTCTTACTAACGCTCCGATCCCGGAGGACAGAAAGCACCCGATGATCCTTCCCGTGCGGCATCGGCTCACTGACAGCATTTTGCTGCACTACCACCTCAAACACCTACACGCCGGGCCACAATTGCTGGTAGCATGCGTCCGGGAGAAATTCTGGCCACTGCGCATCCGTAACTTGGCACGGAGCGTGGTCCACTCTTGTGTCAACTGTTTCCGCTGCAAGCCTACAGTCCTGGAGCAACTGATGGGAGATTTGCCTCCAGAAAGAGTCACGCCAACCTTGCCTTTTCTCAACACTGGCGTTGATCTTTGTGGACCGTTTCAATACCGGAAAGTCCGCAAATCCCTATCTACGAAGTGCTACATAGCCATCTTTGTATGCCTCGCAACCAAGGCCATCCACGTAGAAATGGTCTACGATCTTTCAACAGCCGCCTTCATTGCGGCACTACATCGCTTCATCGCTCGCAGGGGTAAGCCCAACACTATCCATTGCGACAACGCCCAAAACTTCAAGGGAGCTGCTCGAGAATTGGCTGAACTGGCCATGCAATTTCGGTCGCAGCAGCATCAGGCGGCGGTTGTGAACAACTGCGCAAacgatcagtag